Proteins found in one Triticum aestivum cultivar Chinese Spring chromosome 4D, IWGSC CS RefSeq v2.1, whole genome shotgun sequence genomic segment:
- the LOC123099597 gene encoding putative F-box/LRR-repeat protein At5g02700, with protein MEETENGPRHGCPGPADLISALPDDLLLQVLERLGAAARTSVLSRRWRGLWTRLPHVTIALHDVPFRSIQAALARAVRPGVCHYRLDIRVRWQATPLRTASVSSLLLAAAALSPVEVLFVLSPDVLLPRLDRLPVEQFYALLPWSARSPLVGVDLPRFRRATSIDLRARHLRLFAPPSGFPSLERLALTGCDVDLAALIPRCPRIRALRVNNNGVLPMDSITVHSPCCGSSLWRAATHGQAVSMSRRPCSSN; from the coding sequence CCAGCCGACCTCATCAGCGCCCTCCCAGACGATCTGCTCCTCCAGGTCCTGGAGCGCCTCGGCGCCGCCGCGCGCACCAGCGTCCTCTCCCGCCGGTGGCGCGGCCTCTGGACCCGCCTGCCCCACGTCACCATCGCCCTCCACGACGTCCCGTTCCGCTCGATCCAGGCGGCGCTCGCCCGCGCCGTCCGTCCCGGGGTGTGCCACTACCGCCTCGACATCCGCGTCCGCTGGCAAGCCACCCCGCTCCGCACCGCCAGCGTCTCCTCGCTGCTCCTCGCCGCGGCGGCGCTCTCGCCCGTGGAGGTGCTCTTCGTCCTCTCGCCGGACGTCCTGCTCCCACGCCTGGACCGGCTCCCCGTGGAGCAGTTCTACGCTCTTCTCCCGTGGAGCGCGCGGAGCCCCCTTGTGGGGGTGGACCTGCCCCGCTTCCGCCGCGCCACCTCCATCGACCTgcgcgcgcgccacctccgcctcttcgcgccgccctcCGGGTTCCCCTCGCTGGAGAGGCTCGCCCTCACCGGCTGCGACGTCGACCTCGCCGCCTTGATCCCTCGCTGCCCGCGCATCCGCGCACTCAGGGTGAACAACAATGGCGTGTTGCCCATGGACAGCATCACCGTCCACTCGCCGTGCTGCGGGAGCTCTCTGTGGAGAGCAGCAACACATGGACAAGCTGTGTCGATGTCGAGGCGCCCGTGCTCAAGCAACTGA